The DNA sequence GCCATGCTCCCCCTCCTATACCCACCACAGATTATTTACGGGTTCTCGCAAAATGACCTGTTGCAGATTGTGTACGGCCCGTTGGAATCCTTCTTCAATGGACATGATGGCATCCTCGTGTTCAATGCTGACGACGTAGTCATAACCGTTCATGCGCAAGGCACTCATCATATTCGCCCACGTCTGCTGATCGTGTCCGTAGCCCACCGTGCGGAAATACCAGGCACGCTCATTGAGATTGGCGTAGGAATTCATATCGGTCAGTCCGTACATGTTGACCTTATCCTGATCGATGTACGTGTCCTTCGCATGGAAATGGTAGATGGCTTTTTCTTTGCCCAGGATCTTGATCGCAGCTACCGGATCGATTCCTTGCCACCACATATGGCTCGGGTCAAAGTTGGCGCCGATACCTTCTCCGACCTGTTCACGAAGCTTGAGCAATGTTCCTGGCGTGTGAACCAAAAAGCCTCCATGTAATTCCAACGCCACTTTCACGTGATGGGAAACCGCATAGGCTGCGGACTCCTTCCAGTAAGGAATCAGCTTGTTCTCCCATTGCCACGTCAGAACGTCCCGGTATTCATTGGGCCAAGGGGCCACCGGCCAGTTCGGGAAAAGAGCGCCTTCATGGTCTCCTGCCGTTCCTGAAAAGCAATTGACAATGGGTACTTCCAGCTTCTCTGCCAGCTGCACGGTTTTGAGAAAGGTCTCATGTGACTCGCGGGCAAATGCTTTGTCAGGCGTCAACGGGTTCCCATGGCAGCTGAGCGCGCTGATCACCAAGCCGCGATCGTCCACCGCCTTTTTATAAGCACGCCGTTTTTCTGGGTTTGCCAGCAGCTCATCCGGATTGCAATGGGCATTCCCGGGATAACCTCCTGTGCCAATTTCTACGGCCTCCAAGCCTGCAGCCTGCACATGATCCAGCATTTCCTCGAATGACTTTTCCCCGAATAACACCGTAAACACGCCAAGTTTCACACTTCTTCACCCCTTTTATAAGTGAGCGCTATCTATGTCAGGATTCTTGATGCCCTTTAGAGTACTGCCTTTACGGACTGCCGAATGACGAGATCATGCGGGACTGTGCTCATTCTTTCTATCGGCTCATTTCGCAGCTGTTTGAGGAGCTGCTCTCCTGCTGCTCGCCCATACATGTACGGGTCGTTGTGAACGGTACTGAGCATGGGTCTGGTTAGTGAAGCAATTTCCAAATTGTCAAATCCCATGACGGAAACATCATCAGGCACGCGAATTCCCTCGTCGTGCAAGTAGTTCAAAACCCCCACTGCCATCAAATCAGTCGCGACGAAAATAGCGGTCGGACGCTCCTTTTCCTCAAATATCCGCTTTACCGCCTCATAGCCGCTTTTGGGTGTGAAATCCCCTTCCGCCACAAACCCTTCCGGAATAGGCAGCCCATGAGCTCTCATCGCCTTGCGGTACCCTCCCATCCGATCCAATCCACATGGTGGATCCCACAAGGGGCCAGAGACGCATGCGATACGACGATGGCCCTGGGAAATCAGGTAAGCAGTCGCGTCGTAGGAGGCTTGCACGTTATTGACGTTGACAGTTGGTATCTGGTAGCCATGCAAATCGTGACCCGTTACTACCATGGGAACTTGCATTTCATGCAAGGAATGAATGTTTCCCTCGAGAAAATGGATGCTCGCGAGAATGACTCCATCAATCTGCTTTTCTTTGAACAACCGTAAGTATTTCAGTTCTTTTTCAACTGTCTCATCTGATATCGCCAAAAACATGCTGTAATCATATTCGCTGATCACACTGTCTACCCCGTAGAGAAGATTGGAGTAAAAGTTATTGGAAATATCGGGAATCATGACCCCGATAATCCGCGTTTCCTTGTTGACCAAGCTCCTTGCGATCGCGTTTGGTTGAAAACCGGTTTCTTCCACTACTCTCATGACTTTATCCCGC is a window from the Brevibacillus choshinensis genome containing:
- a CDS encoding LacI family DNA-binding transcriptional regulator; translation: MIAVTIKDIAQLANVSIATVSRVLNNSKPVRPELRDKVMRVVEETGFQPNAIARSLVNKETRIIGVMIPDISNNFYSNLLYGVDSVISEYDYSMFLAISDETVEKELKYLRLFKEKQIDGVILASIHFLEGNIHSLHEMQVPMVVTGHDLHGYQIPTVNVNNVQASYDATAYLISQGHRRIACVSGPLWDPPCGLDRMGGYRKAMRAHGLPIPEGFVAEGDFTPKSGYEAVKRIFEEKERPTAIFVATDLMAVGVLNYLHDEGIRVPDDVSVMGFDNLEIASLTRPMLSTVHNDPYMYGRAAGEQLLKQLRNEPIERMSTVPHDLVIRQSVKAVL
- a CDS encoding sugar phosphate isomerase/epimerase family protein gives rise to the protein MKLGVFTVLFGEKSFEEMLDHVQAAGLEAVEIGTGGYPGNAHCNPDELLANPEKRRAYKKAVDDRGLVISALSCHGNPLTPDKAFARESHETFLKTVQLAEKLEVPIVNCFSGTAGDHEGALFPNWPVAPWPNEYRDVLTWQWENKLIPYWKESAAYAVSHHVKVALELHGGFLVHTPGTLLKLREQVGEGIGANFDPSHMWWQGIDPVAAIKILGKEKAIYHFHAKDTYIDQDKVNMYGLTDMNSYANLNERAWYFRTVGYGHDQQTWANMMSALRMNGYDYVVSIEHEDAIMSIEEGFQRAVHNLQQVILREPVNNLWWV